The following is a genomic window from Chryseobacterium sp. StRB126.
GGTGGAGATTCAGTATTATTGGAATTATCAATGTAACGGTTGTCATTTGCTGTCCCATTCCAGCCTGTTCCTGGATAGTTTGATTGGATATCAAAAATACTTACATGGGAAATGATATTAAAAATAACCCCGTTATCAGTGAAGCTTGAACTTCCATTTGATTCTGTCTCAAATTGCTCTGTACTGGTCTGCCCGAATGAAAAAATTGAAATGAGCAGACTACAAATCGTAAAAATAGTAGTGCTTTTCATGATTTTTGTTTTAAATATTAGGTTATGGTATATATTAATCACGTGGAGGGTAAATTCCTTCAACACAAATGATATAATTAAGTCCTAAATAAGGAGGCATATTATTCATAGGTAAATTTTGTCCTACAAATGCAATACTCTGACTGTTGATAATGGTGTCTGGGTTTGCATTATTTACAAAACTTGGGACAACATTGAAGTCCCTTCCAACTTGTGTTCCTGTTATAGCAATAGATGTTATAGCTGCAGGAGTGGATGTATTGGCATTTTTATTAGCCACTTTAAGCTGAAATCCGGCTCCAACACTTGGTAGGTTTGAAGCCAATAATGTGTTTTGTGTTGTTCCAGCCATAACTCCCAATGGATAGTATTCATTAGCGTTAACATTTCCTGCACCAAGAGCCATACGGCCTTTCAGGTTTGGTAAAGCAAAAGTGGTTATACCATCTCCACCATATGTAGTTCCTAGTATAGAGAATAGTGCCGAATTTCTCGAAATGCTTAGTAAGCTTCCGTCACAAAACATCCAGCCTCTAGGTGCGAAGTTTCCTGCAAATAATTTAACGATTCCAATGTATTCGTCCATGGTAAATATTTTTTAGCTTTTAATTTTCTTACTCTGTTGATGGCTTTTCAGATTCCGCCGTTTATAGGTTTTTCCTAATCCAAAGGAACAATTAATAATAGGGCTGTAATAGAGTAGAAAGCACCGAATCGGAGAGCAGGTATTTCTACCTAAAGGGATATTTCCCTGTTGCCTAAGAATGAATTCAGATCTTTTTAATATGACAACTAATAATTAGTTGTTCAATAGTAACTTCCGGCTTCTTTCTTCCAGTTTCCTGTCTGAAAAAATGTCTGCATTAAGTTTCTCTAAAAGCACTGTATTTAGTATTTTTGTAAGAATCCAATAAAAATTAAAATGAACGAATTCGTAGTATCTGAAATTAAAAATAATATTGCCGAAATCACTTTCGGAACCCCAAAAAGCAATGCTCTTCCGGGAGCAATTTTAGAAAAACTGGCTCAGACTATTTTAGATGAAGGAGCTAAAGATGAGGTAAAAGCTATTCTGGTAAAAAGCGAAGGTGAAAAAGCATTCTGCGCAGGAGCAAGTTTCGATGAACTTCTGGCCATTGAAGAGCTGGAAACTTCTAAGAAATTTTTTGGTGGTTTTGCTAAAGTTCTGAATGCAATGAGAAATTGCGGAAAGATTGTTGTAGTAAGAGTTCAGGGAAAAACAACAGGTGGTGGAGTAGGTATTGCCTGTGGTGCTGATTACTGCTTTGCAACAAAAGATGCTGCATTAGCGCTTACAGAGATCAATTTAGGAATAGGACCTTTCGTAATCGGTCCATATGTAGAAAGAAAAATTGGTAAATCACAATTCTCAGCAATGGCTATTGATGCCGATTTCAGATCTGCTGAATGGGCAGAACAGCATAATGTATATCATTCTGTTTCAGACAACATTCAGGAAATGGATGAAAAGCTTGAGAAATTCTTACATACCTTGGCATCAAGAAGCAGTGATGCCCTAGCATTGATTAAAAAAGTTTCGTGGGAAGGAACCGATCATTTTAATGAACTGATGCCGGCAAGAATTCACATGAGTGCCAGCCTTATTTTAGAAGATTCTGCAAAGAAAAATATTGAAGCCATTAAAGAAAGACTGAGAGCCAAATAGGTTTTCATTCCATCCAAAAATAGCCAGCCGTTGATTGTTTCAGCGGCTTTTTTACTTCATATTCTCATCATGATCAAGAGAAAGAATTTCCTTGCTGTATTTTAAATAGGTTACTATTACTTTTGTTCCTGTCTCATATTCATCATAAACCTTTTTCTCAACAGGAAGTCTTATCTTTTCCCCTTTGTTGCATCCTGCAAAAGTGATGATGTATTCATCACCTTCCGTTTTGTGTTTAGAAATAATAATACTTTTTAATCTGTTTTTACCATTTTCAATATCCTTCTTCCATCTTCCTTTGAAGTATTGATAGATAAGCCAATGAATAATTAAAAAAAAGAGATAGAGCGCTACTGCAGCGGCAATAAATAAAATGTAATGGTAATATTTGAAGTTCTTAAACTCATTTTTCAAAAAAAAAGCGGTGATAAGCGTTGTTATCATAATAACAGCAATTACAACACCTGAAAAATCTTTAAAAAAATCTCTTTTATGGGTTGCTATCATATTGACCTCTTCCTCGCTTAAAGGAATATTTTCTTGTAAGTATATTTGAGAATAATCAATTAAAACTTTTGTCATAATAAGATAATTAAAGTGAGCCGCTATTCTTTTATTTACTTCTATGAATGAATTATGATCGGGGTTTTGGCTTATATACTTTTGATAATCTTAAAGTTAAGAATAATAAACAGAGCTTGATTAAAAAATCACTTTAACGGAAAAAAATATTTTGCAGATTAAAAATAAATTATAACTTTGTAATTCAAAGTTCTTTTTATGGATTCGAAAAATTATCACGAAGATTTATCCCATATCCGTTCCATGATGGAGCGGTCTTCCAGATTTATTTCTTTGAGTGGACTCTCCGGAGTTGTGGCAGGCATAGTAGCACTTTTAGGTGCCGGGTATGCCTATTTTGCTATGGAAAGTAAAAAAGTGGAATATATTAACGGAGACAGGCTCAGCTTTACACCTGCATTGGTTCAGGAGTTAATTATTACTGGGTTGGTAGTTTTAGTACTGGCAGTTTTCAGTGGATATGTTTTTACCGCCCATAAAAGTAAAAAGAAAGGATTGAAGATCTGGGATTCTACTACAAAACGACTTTTAGTTACCTTTGCAGTTCCATTAGCTGCCGGAGGAATCTTTTGTGCGGCCCTTATTGAGCATCATCTAATGGTATGGATTGCTCCTACGACTTTGATTTTCTATGGATTAGGTCTGATAAGTGCTGAAAGATACACCTTGCCAGATGTAAAATATCTGGGGTATTGCGAAGTAGTCCTTGGGTTATTTTCTTTATTCTTTCTGGGCTGGGGATTATTTTTTTGGTCGGTAGGGTTCGGTATTTTGCATATAGTTTATGGACTGATTATGCATAAAAAGTACAAATAGAATGTCTAAAAGCTTAAAATATATTTTAATTGGTTTATCCACAGTTCTAGGACTTTTTATTGTAGGAGGATTTATCTTTAAGTTAATTATATTGGCAGCTTTTGGAGGCTTTGATAAAGACTATTCTGTCACAGAACTTGAAGAAGAATATTTAGAGAATAAAACTGAAATTAAAGATTTGATTCAATACTATTATACAATCAAACCTTCTGATAAAGTAGTTGATATAGAGTTTAAAAATGATAAGGTTTTGGAGAGGATAATAATTACACCACTCAGTAATAGTATGCAGACCTATCAAAATTGGGATATAAATGTTGTTGATTTAACAAGATCAAAACTGAAGTCAGAATTAAACTGGACAGAAGACGAGATTAAAATATTAAAAGAAAAGTTGGATAATGCAAATTGTATTTCTATTAAAGATGGTGAACCAGTTAAAATAGGTTTTAAAAGAAGTGGGTTAGGAATGTATTCTTTTAATGTTTTTCAAAAACGGGATACAGACAGGAGTATGTTTAATGATGGGTGCCAATATATTCTGCGTAATCATAATTTGGCTCTTGAATATGGTGGTGGAGCAATAGGGCAGCAGTGTTTTCCCAATAAATAAATTAAAAATGATCAAAATAAGTCAACTCAATAAAGAATTCGAAAGTCGTGTAAGATTGGGCATTATGTCTGTTCTTATGGTGAACGACTGGGTTGATTTCTCTGAAATGAAAGGATTGTTGGAGATCACAGACGGAAATCTTGCCAGCCACAGTAATGCCCTTGAAAAAGTGGGATATATTGAAGTGAAAAAAGAATTTGTAGGAAAGAAACCTAAAACCTCTTACCGTGTTACCCAAAGTGGGAGACAGGCTTTTACAGATCATCTGGATGCCCTTGAAAAATTATTGGGACGATAGTCCTATATTTTTTTTGAAATTTTACTTTGTAATTCAAAGTTCTTTGTTTTAAAAATAAAATTAATAATGATAAATTATGAAAGACCAGGAAATTATAAACCTAAGTAAATCAGTATTTGGATTGTGCTTTATAATCGGAAGTATTTGTCTTCTGGGAGGATTATTCAAACAGGAATCATTTGCCGCTGCAGGTTATCTGCTGCTCCTTTTTGCTACTCCTCTGAACTTATTACTTGTATTAGTTTTTTTGATCTGTGGGCTTGTGAACAAACCTAGATTAAAAACCTATGGTAAAGCAATTGGCATACTATCCATCAATATTCCTATTGCTATTCTGTATGCGGTAATAGGACTTTATATATTTTCTAA
Proteins encoded in this region:
- a CDS encoding winged helix-turn-helix domain-containing protein encodes the protein MIKISQLNKEFESRVRLGIMSVLMVNDWVDFSEMKGLLEITDGNLASHSNALEKVGYIEVKKEFVGKKPKTSYRVTQSGRQAFTDHLDALEKLLGR
- a CDS encoding enoyl-CoA hydratase/isomerase family protein — encoded protein: MNEFVVSEIKNNIAEITFGTPKSNALPGAILEKLAQTILDEGAKDEVKAILVKSEGEKAFCAGASFDELLAIEELETSKKFFGGFAKVLNAMRNCGKIVVVRVQGKTTGGGVGIACGADYCFATKDAALALTEINLGIGPFVIGPYVERKIGKSQFSAMAIDADFRSAEWAEQHNVYHSVSDNIQEMDEKLEKFLHTLASRSSDALALIKKVSWEGTDHFNELMPARIHMSASLILEDSAKKNIEAIKERLRAK
- a CDS encoding phage tail protein — encoded protein: MDEYIGIVKLFAGNFAPRGWMFCDGSLLSISRNSALFSILGTTYGGDGITTFALPNLKGRMALGAGNVNANEYYPLGVMAGTTQNTLLASNLPSVGAGFQLKVANKNANTSTPAAITSIAITGTQVGRDFNVVPSFVNNANPDTIINSQSIAFVGQNLPMNNMPPYLGLNYIICVEGIYPPRD
- a CDS encoding bile acid:sodium symporter, producing MTKVLIDYSQIYLQENIPLSEEEVNMIATHKRDFFKDFSGVVIAVIMITTLITAFFLKNEFKNFKYYHYILFIAAAVALYLFFLIIHWLIYQYFKGRWKKDIENGKNRLKSIIISKHKTEGDEYIITFAGCNKGEKIRLPVEKKVYDEYETGTKVIVTYLKYSKEILSLDHDENMK